The Xyrauchen texanus isolate HMW12.3.18 chromosome 38, RBS_HiC_50CHRs, whole genome shotgun sequence genome window below encodes:
- the LOC127632079 gene encoding trafficking protein particle complex subunit 4, which yields MAIFSVYVVNKAGGLMYQHDNYVPRAEVEKTFSFPLDLVLKIHDEKVIVSFGQRDGIRVGYAVLSINGVDVNGKYTAEGKDIQEYLKDPANYPVSIRFGRPRLSSNEKLMLASMFHSLFAIGSQLSPEVGSSGIEMLETDVFKLHCFQTLTGIKFIVLADPRQTGIDALLRKIYEIYSDFALKNPFYSLEMPIRCELFDQNLKSALEIAEKAGTFGPGS from the exons ATGGCGATCTTCAGTGTGTATGTTGTCAATAAGGCTGGCGGACTCATGTACCAGCACGATAATTACGTGCCTCGGGCTGAAGTGGAGAAAACCTTCAGCTTTCCTCTTGATTTAGTATTAAAGATTCATGATGAGAAAGTTATTGTTTCATTCGGTCAGCGGGATGGCATCAGAG TGGGTTACGCGGTTCTGTCCATTAATGGGGTGGATGTGAATGGTAAATACACGGCGGAGGGGAAGGACATACAGGAGTATCTGAAAGATCCTGCGAACTATCCGGTATCCATCAGATTCGGCCGACCTCGACTTTCCTCCAATGAGAAACTCATGCTGGCGTCTATGTTTCACTC ACTGTTTGCCATCGGATCACAGTTATCACCTGAGGTTGGCAGCTCTGGTATTGAAATGCTGGAGACAGATGTGTTTAAACTGCACTGCTTTCAGACACTCACAG gaatAAAGTTTATTGTATTGGCAGACCCACGACAGACTGGTATTGATGCTCTCTTAAGAAAGATTTATGAAATCTACTCTGACTTTGCACTGAAGAATCCTTTTTACTCTTTAGAGATGCCTATCAG ATGTGAGCTTTTTGACCAAAATCTGAAGAGTGCCCTGGAAATAGCAGAGAAAGCTGGTACATTTGGACCGGGTTCCTAA